The genomic segment GTCAGCACTCGGGTGGGTTCGGTACGGCACGAGGCGTCCGTGACGCGCGATGATGGGTTCATGACTGACGTGGCATTCGTTCCGGTACCAGGCAGCCGGCGCGGCGCCGCACTGCCGCACGCGCAGGAGTCCGGCGCCCTGGACGGCACCGAGCGGCTGGAGACGACGCTGGTGCTGCGTCGGCGGAACCCGCTGCCGGCCGAGCTGGTGACGGGTCCGGCGACGGTGAGCCGCACCGAGTTCACCGACCGGTACGGGGCGGACCCGGCGGACATCGAAGCGGTCCGGGCGGTGCTGGCCGGGCATGGGCTGGACGTCGTCTCGGTCGACCCGGCCAGCCGCCGGGTGGTGGTCGGCGGTCCGCTGGCGGCCCAGACCGAGGTGTTCGGCACCCGGTTGTCCCGGATGAGCGCTCCGAACCCGTTCACCGGCGGTACGGTCGCCTACCGGCACCGGGAGGGCGAGCTGCGGGTGCCCGCCGCGCTGGCCGGGGTGGTCACCGCGGTGCTCGGGTTGGACGACCGGCCGCAGGCACGCGCCGCGTTCCGGGTGGCCGCCGCCGAGGCGGCCGCCGCGTCGTACTCGCCGCCCCAGCTCGGCGCCGTCTACGGCTTCCCGGCCGACACCGACGGCAGCGGCCAGACGGTGGCGATCATCGAGCTGGGCGGCGGGTTCGCCCAGGCCGACCTGGACAGCTACTTCGGCGAGTTGCAGTTGACGCCGCCGACGGTCACCGCGGTCGGGGTGGACGGCGGGCAGAACCGGCCGGGTGCCGACCCGAACGGCGCGGACGGAGAGGTGCTGCTGGACATCGAGGTGGTCGGCGGCCTCGCTCCCGGCGCACGCCAGGTGGTCTACTTCGCGCCCAACACCGACCAGGGTTTCCTCGACGCGGTGAGTACCGCGATCCACGCCGACCCGACGCCGGTCGCGGTGAGCATCAGCTGGGGTGCCAGCGAGGACCAGTGGACCGAGCAGGCCCGGACCAGCTTCGACCAGGCGCTCGCGGACGCCGCCGCGCTCGGCGTCACCGTCACCGCCGCGGCCGGCGACGGCGGCAGCGCGGACGGTGCCACCGACGGCGCCGCGCACACCGACTTCCCGGCGTCCAGCCCGCACGTGCTGGCCTGCGGCGGTACCAGCCTGACCGCGGACGCGTCGACCGGCGCGGTGCACGCCGAGACGGTGTGGAATTCCGGTTCCGGCGGCGGCGCGACCGGCGGCGGCGTGAGCACCGTGTTCGACCTGCCGTCCTGGCAGCAGCAGGTCGGCGTGCCGGCCGGGCGCAACGGCGGCACCGGCCGCGGCGTGCCGGACGTGGCGGCGAACGCCGACCCGGCCACCGGCTACCGGGTTCGGGTCGACGGCAAGGACCTGGTGATCGGCGGCACCAGCGCGGTCGCCCCACTGTGGGCGGCGCTGCTGGCCCGGCTCGCGCAGCGGGCCGGCGGCGGGTTCGGCCTGCTCCAG from the Actinocatenispora thailandica genome contains:
- a CDS encoding S53 family peptidase, with protein sequence MTDVAFVPVPGSRRGAALPHAQESGALDGTERLETTLVLRRRNPLPAELVTGPATVSRTEFTDRYGADPADIEAVRAVLAGHGLDVVSVDPASRRVVVGGPLAAQTEVFGTRLSRMSAPNPFTGGTVAYRHREGELRVPAALAGVVTAVLGLDDRPQARAAFRVAAAEAAAASYSPPQLGAVYGFPADTDGSGQTVAIIELGGGFAQADLDSYFGELQLTPPTVTAVGVDGGQNRPGADPNGADGEVLLDIEVVGGLAPGARQVVYFAPNTDQGFLDAVSTAIHADPTPVAVSISWGASEDQWTEQARTSFDQALADAAALGVTVTAAAGDGGSADGATDGAAHTDFPASSPHVLACGGTSLTADASTGAVHAETVWNSGSGGGATGGGVSTVFDLPSWQQQVGVPAGRNGGTGRGVPDVAANADPATGYRVRVDGKDLVIGGTSAVAPLWAALLARLAQRAGGGFGLLQPTLYGTTTAGSVAPGFRDITTGGNGAYEAGPGWDACTGLGVPTASLAHVLTSRGEATPPGGTAPPAGPASPGGSTPLAPGAAGAA